In a genomic window of Micromonospora cremea:
- a CDS encoding LPXTG cell wall anchor domain-containing protein: MLTHSTRRWLAGLGVAGAFVAASASPAVAAEDPFEIVAQDILVAPDHYGFAYVYAAPTNSEQPHQFGHTTFDLDFSGIADFAVLEEPGEGWGWACETSGQVVHCETEFAEDDGPWLGIYVSGKHEATPGQKGQLKFAMTSGGKTASTTSTVTVAEAVDLQTVPEASVSGAPGSKLDMPATVRNGSETTSQGAVLLMNGDYLVDYAGNYSNCKPAEYMGVLCTFDEDLEPGKSYRLSAELPFQLHEDVRTGAELLATSVWWTKADWELNSIDWPQDGKPGTGDKLRLVEQSDAKSLERQTDPDMYNNYTDISVKVTGDNQADLSVKGATASGKKGDLVQVRPSVTNLGPALLEYQGRPAFRVTVPEGTTAVEVSGECQPYTTDAEWDQWDGNWGEPGAKEYGCQITESPKGFENPYEFGLRIDTVVPDASGAVSARLAGDPNSKNDTAKIVINPTTTGGGNPGGGNPGGGNPGGGDGDGDNGGGQGGDDGGALPITGQSTGLIAGIGALLLAAGVGGYLVAKRRRTRFVA, translated from the coding sequence CCACTACGGCTTCGCGTACGTCTATGCCGCGCCGACCAACTCGGAGCAGCCGCACCAGTTCGGCCACACCACGTTCGACCTCGACTTCTCCGGCATCGCCGACTTCGCCGTCCTGGAGGAGCCCGGCGAGGGCTGGGGCTGGGCGTGCGAGACCTCGGGCCAGGTCGTGCACTGCGAGACCGAGTTCGCTGAGGACGATGGTCCGTGGCTCGGCATCTACGTGAGCGGCAAGCACGAGGCCACGCCGGGTCAGAAGGGTCAGCTCAAGTTCGCGATGACCTCGGGTGGCAAGACGGCCAGCACGACCTCCACCGTCACCGTCGCCGAGGCCGTCGATCTCCAGACCGTTCCGGAGGCCAGCGTCAGCGGCGCTCCGGGCAGCAAGCTGGACATGCCGGCGACCGTCCGCAACGGCAGCGAGACGACCAGCCAGGGCGCGGTGCTGCTGATGAACGGCGACTACCTGGTCGACTACGCGGGTAACTACTCGAACTGCAAGCCGGCCGAGTACATGGGGGTGCTCTGCACCTTCGACGAGGACCTGGAGCCGGGCAAGAGCTACCGGCTCTCCGCCGAGCTGCCCTTCCAGCTCCACGAGGACGTTCGGACGGGTGCGGAGCTGCTGGCGACGAGCGTCTGGTGGACCAAGGCCGACTGGGAGCTGAACAGCATCGACTGGCCGCAGGACGGCAAGCCGGGCACCGGCGACAAGCTGCGCCTGGTGGAGCAGTCCGACGCCAAGTCGCTGGAGCGGCAGACCGACCCGGACATGTACAACAACTACACCGACATCTCGGTGAAGGTGACGGGCGACAACCAGGCTGACCTCAGCGTCAAGGGCGCCACGGCCAGCGGCAAGAAGGGCGATCTCGTCCAGGTCCGGCCGTCGGTCACGAACCTCGGCCCGGCCCTGCTGGAGTACCAGGGCCGTCCGGCGTTCCGGGTCACGGTCCCGGAGGGCACCACCGCGGTGGAGGTTTCCGGCGAATGCCAGCCGTACACCACGGACGCGGAGTGGGACCAGTGGGACGGCAACTGGGGTGAGCCGGGCGCCAAGGAGTACGGCTGCCAGATCACCGAGAGCCCGAAGGGCTTCGAGAACCCGTACGAGTTCGGCCTGCGGATCGACACGGTCGTCCCGGACGCCTCGGGAGCCGTCAGCGCGCGGTTGGCCGGCGACCCGAACAGCAAGAACGACACCGCCAAGATCGTGATCAACCCGACCACCACGGGCGGTGGCAACCCGGGCGGCGGCAACCCGGGTGGCGGCAACCCGGGTGGCGGCGATGGCGATGGCGACAACGGCGGCGGCCAGGGTGGTGACGACGGCGGTGCGCTGCCGATCACCGGCCAGTCCACCGGCCTGATCGCCGGCATCGGCGCGCTGCTGCTCGCCGCGGGCGTCGGCGGCTACCTGGTGGCCAAGCGCCGCCGGACCCGCTTCGTCGCCTGA